The Ammospiza caudacuta isolate bAmmCau1 chromosome 18, bAmmCau1.pri, whole genome shotgun sequence region AGAAAAGTGGGATTTCTGTGTTTTAGGGACAAGTGgcatcccctgccctgtgcccgtGGATCCACAATCCGGCTGCTCCAGGTTCTTTGGCTGTTTGGTGACGTTTCTGTATTGCAGTAAATGCCTGAGATGTgtatttttatggatttttttttttttttccttttggatcCCAAACCCGAAGGTTGTTCTCCCCACAGTGGTGATTTCTGTGTTGATTTGTACGTGTGACTTCAGGGTTGTGTGCTCGGGGACCTCGGGTTTGTTCCTAACATTGGAGGGAAATCAGTTTTGGGAGCCGCTGGATTGAGGTGCCCGGGGGTGGGGGTGTGGGAGATTTTAGTTCCTAgcctgtattttatttaaatgaactGATGCCTCGCCAGGCTCAACCGGAGTCAGTGCCTGAAGCTTTTTGTAGCCGTGATATCCCGGGAGAGAACCAGCCCAGTCCGGAAAGACGCGCTCTTATAGAGCGGCCAGAGTATCTGTCCAAATATTTGCTTCCATTTTCAAAAGATAAAAGTCATTGATTATAAACTGCCTCTGCTTGGCTTTTCCTTTGGCTCTCGGCATTCCAGCTCTGATTGATAACTGGGATATGGAATGAGGGATGCTTCAGTAGGGGGCTGTGGATGAGGGGGTCCTTGGGGACCTTCTGCTCTTGTCCCAGGAGAGCCAGGGCCATTCCTGGGGTCACACATGGAATCTCCCTGGTGATTCCCAGTGAGGAACTCAAGAGCTTGGCTGGGTGTGGGATGTGATGGGATCTCGGGGTGGATGTGGGTGATGTGTTCCCAGGAAGGAACAGCCCTGCTTGGGAGCTACCCTGGATCTGGGGGGGGGGGCTCATTCTGCTCTTCCCCAGGTGAAATTTGTTTTCAGGCTGCAGGAAGTCTGAAATCACACAGAGCTTGGGCTGGAAACAGCATCTCTTACCCCACCCAGGTTTGAGCTTTCTCAGGGCTGAGGCATTTCAGGGGATGTTGCACAACCTCCTCCAGAACACCCTGACCCTGACACCACCCCAGAGCCGTGCAGGGATGCTCCCAGAGAATCAGTGCTCCCTGATCCCATGGATCCATCCCGGGGATGCTCATCCCACATCCTCAgccccttttcttcccttttccagcctcctGGCCAGGTGTTTCGGAGCGGGGACGGGCCGGGCTTTCCGAGGGCGGGGGGTTGTTGACACCCCGAGCCCGTTCCTGCGGATGCGGCTCTTGCAGCACCTTCCTGAGGCTGCGGCTGCGCCTCCCGCCCGAGCCTGCGGTTGGGGCGGGGGCTTTCCTGTCGTGCCAGTGCCACGAGGCCGGGACAACACCCAGGACAATACCGGGCAGCCCCCCCGAGCATCCTGGGGATGGTGCAGAGAGAAGGAGCCCGGCACAAGGGCTGTGCAAAACATCAAGTCAGGCCCTCGCCCTCACCCTCCTCCTCGTTTCCGTGCTGAGGTGTCTCAGGGCACCCTGGCCCCCTCCCCGGCCATGCCCACACCGTGCCCGCGGGggtggcagccctggcaccaggTTTGCCGTCACTTCTGCTTTCGGAGCGACGCCAGCCCCGGCGCGCAGCTGCTCCGCTGGGGCCGAGCCCTCCGAGGAAGCCCCTTGGTGGGGAGCAGCCCACACCGTGCCACCCTCGCCAGGGgtgcccgcagcccccggccctCGCTGGCCCCGCTCTCGCCGTGACGTCCTTCCCCTCCCCGGGCTCTGGAAACCGCAGCCGCTTTCCgcgctccctccctgccccgccCGGCCGGAGGTGCAGGCGGAGGGCGGCCCACGACGCCCCGCGGGTGccggtgctggggctgccctcgGCCCTCCGTGCCAGCCTCGCCGGTGATTCCTGAGGTTGGCATCCATCAGCACAGgtgagccctgctgggaaggggctggatcGGGGTTTggccccagggatgctctgggtgcaaaggggatgctcagggaggGACCCTGAGGGTGCCACGCTCCGTGCGGTTCCCTGGGGTCTGGGGAGGTGGGTGCGTGCTCTGGGGGTGTGGGAGCCTCCTGGGGATGCTCGGAGCGTTCAGCAGTGTCCGGATGCTCTTGGGTGCGGATCCTCGGGGACCGCGGTGGCCGCCACCCACCGGGGCTGCCGAGGGAGCTGTGGGGGGATTGGTGATGGAATGGGGGGATTTGGCGTGGATTTAGGGTGGATTtgcctctcctgctccagcacagagacACAGGCTCATGGTGGCCTCAGCCCtggagccctgtgccagcccaacCGGCGGGTGGAGGGGGGGACGGGCACCCTGACAAGGGGTGTCTGTCACCACGAGGGTGACATCCCTGTGGTTTCATTTCCACACGGAGACTCATCCCGCAACTGCCCTGTCCCGCGGCAGCCGCCTCCATCGCGGctgatttcccatttccagaCACTCGACTTCCTTATCAAAActtgctcctggagcagagccgGGCTGAGCTCCCGCAGGTGGGGGCTGTGGCAGGATGCTGGGtgcctcctccatccctccaaaCCCGAGGGGGACAGGAGGATCCTCTGTTGGAGTGTGATCACACATTGGGGCTCAGCATTCTCCTGTGGGGAGCAGGACCCCGATGTCACCTGCCCTTTCTGTCCCCTGCAGGTCCCAtggcgccgggccgggccctgctggtgctgctggtgctgagcccCCTGTGGGcgtgtggggctgagctgctggagccagggctgccctggggcgGGCAGTGGGTCTGGGGGGAGGCcaagcccctgcccctctcccgtGGCAAGAGGGATGACAGTGGGCAGGAGCCCGGTGCCACCGCCATGATCAGCAGTGACACAGGCGATGGTGTCTCTGTGCCACCGCCAGCACCTGGCACCAaggccagcctgctcctggtGCCAACCACAGCCGATCCCATGGATGATGATTCCCccgagcctgagctgctcctgagctctgcagcaccagtgcccagcaccaaCTCCAGCCTGCTCCAGGTGCTTGCAGTGCCCACCACAGCCGAGCCTATGGATGAGACAGATTCCCCTGCTCCTGACTTACTGGAGGACTCTGTGGCACCAACAGCGACCAGTGCCAGCACCAGTCTGCCCCGGGTGCCCACCACAGCTGATCCCGTGGATGAGACAGATCCCCCTGATCCCGACCTGCTCCTGAGCACTGCCCCacccccagtgcccagcactgagGCCAGCCGGGCACTCGTGGTGTCCACCACAGCTGATCCCATGGATGAGACTGATTCCCCTGCTCCCGAtctgctgccaggctcagaGCCTGGCACACCATCAGCAGCCCAAAAGAGCatccccaccaccacccccGGCTGGCTCACGGCACTCATCGAGGAGGACACAGTGACTGATGGCCTGGACAGCGACTCCTCCACAGGGCCACGCTCAACAGCCCCCCCAGCCTTTGTCCTCACCAGCACGGGCTACGGGAAACCCAAGAAATCCGGAGCTCCGCCTGCATCGACCCTCGCGGCCACCTGGGACACGACGCCGGTGGGCACCGCGGTGCCCTGGGAGCCCAGCGGGGCGATGAGCAAGTGCCTGCTGgccatcctgctgctggggctggtggccGCCGCCTTCCTGGTGAGCACGGGCGTGCTGGGGACGCTGCTGTGGCGGCGGGCGCGGACGGGGGAGCGCCGCTTCAGCCCCACAGAGATGGTTTGCATCTCCTCGCTGCTGCCCGACGCCGAGGCGGCCGCGGGCCCCCGTCCTGTCCCAGCCCGGAGgcacaagctgctgctgcccgaCGGCAGCTCCGAGCCCGATGGAGACAACCTGACTCTCAGCAGCTTCCTGCCGGAGCACTCCTGAGCCCCAGCGATGGCTCCTGCATCCCGCAGCGCTGCGGTGCCCGGTCCCCCGGCGGAACCGCTGGCAGGGTGTCCCTGTACCCTGATGTTGTCGCTTGGACCAGTgagacagagctgctcccccGCCTCCAGCTCGGCCCCCGAGACCCATCCCATTAAAGAGTTACCCGGACACGGTGGTCTCTTCCTGGCAGGGACCCGCCAGCcccctcccggccccgccgcctgCCCACATCCTGCTGCCAAAATTTCGCTTCTCCATCCTCCCCCTCAAGCCCCTGCGGGAGCAGAAACGAAACCCGCGGCCAGGCAGGGACCGGAGCCCGGGACCTTGGGGATGGGACCGCAGCCCCCGAGACCTCCTGCCCGGCCTCGTGGGAGCTGGAAGGGCGGGGGGGACGGGGCGGAAACGGGGGGGACGGGGACAGCTCGTGGCACAACGTGTTCCTGCCTGCGGTCGCTGCAGCGAGGCGGGGACGCCTCCGGGGCCGCCGCTGCCTGTCAGGTGCTCGGCCCCGAGGGGAACGGTGGTGCAGGGGCTCGGCATCATCCAGCTGGGactgggagggatggggagagcaAATCCATGAGAGGCCAGCGGATGTCCCAGCGTTTCACCCGCTCAGTCACCCCTCAGGCCACCAATTGATCCCTTCCTTGGGGGAGTGAAAATAGCCCAGGACTGgccctgtcctgccaggctcaatgtcctcatttttccattttgctccACCCAGgctccccatccccacatccccacatccccatccctgctgtgacCAGCTTCAACATCCCCATCTCTCTAtccttctccctgcccctccagATTCAGCACCTCCATTCCCACATCCccttccccacatccccacatccccatccctgctgtgacCAGCTTCAACATCCCTATCTCTCCAtcctcccccctgcccctccagATTCAACATCCCCATTCCCACACCCCCATATCCCCTTCCCCACATCCCCAAGCTTGCAGCCCCCTCGAAGGCCACTCTGGGCTGGTTATCCAGGAGGAATTGCCAGCGTGGTCATTCAcctgcatcccagccctgctgcctgttTACATTCACCCTGAGCTTGGGATATTTTCCATCtggatgctggcagctgcacagccccGCTCCGGCTGTGAATGTAAATGTTTATGGGTGAGTCAGCCGAGCCAGTGGACCCGCAGCTGGTGGCCATGGCCGGTCCCCACGCAGGACACCCTGGCTGTGGGCTCCTTGCTGATGCCACCCCGCTctgtcccagtgtgtccccatgCCAGCCAAAGCAGCCATGGAGGAAGAGGGATGCTCCCATCCTCAGGATtcaccccacagcagctcaTCCAGCCTCTGCCCCCGCTGAGGATGAGGTTGGTGAGGAATAGGATGGGTGCAGATCCGAGGGATTGCTCCCactctcccagccctgtgccagccactttccagcaggagcccagcgAGGAGAAACTTTCCTCCACCACGGGAGCAGGAATCGCCCTATTTGGCGCAGTCAGCAGCTCCTGTCGGGCTGCCACGGCCCGCCTCACGGCACAGGAATTCACGGGAAGCCTGCGCGGTGTCACAGCAGGATCCTCAGGGCAGCGTGTGGTGGGGTGGCACCGGGCTGTGGTGGGTGACAGCGGgccgggggtggcaccgggcTGTGGTGGGTGACAGGACCCCGGGGGTGGCACAATCCCACTCACGACACCGCACACGGAGCTCCACACGCCCCGTGCCGCTCTGCAGGACGGGCGCCCTCCGGGTATTTTGCTGGCACAGCAAAGCGCAGCCCAGGGAAGCAAATTAGAAGCAGAGCAAGGCTGCAATGCCTCAAATTGCCGGTTCCCCGGGCGGGCTGTGCCGccgagcccagccctgcacgcTGCGCGTTCCTGCGGCCCCAAATTACACGGCGGGACCGGGCGGTCccggccctgcccagctccgAGGGGCCGGGCCCGCGGCCGCTGCAGGCAAAAACGGAATCGTAATGGGATGGTGGGAGCTGGCACCGGGAACCGGGCCCGGGATCCCGGCTGCGAGGGTGGGGAcgctgggcagggatggatgaggACTGTGAGCAATGAAGAGGGGGAAGCGAGGGCACGGTGGGATGCAGATGCCGGACAAGGAGGGATGGAGACTCTGGGGGAAGCAGGATGGGGATcctggctggggtgggatgCAGACCCTGGGCAGGGTGGAAAGGAGACGCTGGACAAGGGAATTGAGCCCAACACCGGCATTATTGGGTGCGTGGGGAGAACTCAGCCCTatccccacctgggctgcaggaacagggcCGGATGCTGCTGGAATTCTGGCCTCCCCT contains the following coding sequences:
- the SELPLG gene encoding P-selectin glycoprotein ligand 1; translation: MPTPCPRGWQPWHQVCRHFCFRSDASPGAQLLRWGRALRGSPLPPALAGPALAVTSFPSPGSGNRSRFPRSLPAPPGRRCRRRAAHDAPRVPVLGLPSALRASLAGPMAPGRALLVLLVLSPLWACGAELLEPGLPWGGQWVWGEAKPLPLSRGKRDDSGQEPGATAMISSDTGDGVSVPPPAPGTKASLLLVPTTADPMDDDSPEPELLLSSAAPVPSTNSSLLQVLAVPTTAEPMDETDSPAPDLLEDSVAPTATSASTSLPRVPTTADPVDETDPPDPDLLLSTAPPPVPSTEASRALVVSTTADPMDETDSPAPDLLPGSEPGTPSAAQKSIPTTTPGWLTALIEEDTVTDGLDSDSSTGPRSTAPPAFVLTSTGYGKPKKSGAPPASTLAATWDTTPVGTAVPWEPSGAMSKCLLAILLLGLVAAAFLVSTGVLGTLLWRRARTGERRFSPTEMVCISSLLPDAEAAAGPRPVPARRHKLLLPDGSSEPDGDNLTLSSFLPEHS